A single region of the Rhizobium binae genome encodes:
- a CDS encoding GMC family oxidoreductase, with translation MPASDDPEVTPRATNGRAPDVFRQGAWVPMRQYDNDEAVDFAIVGTGAGGGTLACRLAEHGFSVVAIDAGPYFRPLEDFASDESHQSKLFWTDERLVDGDDPLQLGANNSGKAVGGSTVHFAMVSLRFRPEWFKARSLLGYGADWPLDWREMWSYYDEVEQALCISGPVRYPWGPHRPRYPYRPHELNAAALVLAKGAEAMGIDWSPTPLATLSAPRGLAHPCVYRGMCVIGCATNAKQSVLVTWLPRALAAGAEIRDLAMVGRIEHDGNGRATGLHYHRQGNWHFQKAHNVVVAGYAIETPRLLLNSASPMFPDGLANSSGLVGKNLMVQSNQAVWGRMDQEVRSYKAPPSLAITEHWNYTDIGKEFFGGYCYMSQGPLPIGWANTLAAQGMWGPALIDAMEDFNHQVGLKIVGECLPQERNRVTLAEERDRYGLPIARVTYSYCDNDKRLIRHALDFMGNALEAADVQDIWEEMDDTCHLNGTARMGDDQRSSVVNVDCRSWDMPNLWICDGSVFPTVGGANPSLTIQAIACRTADRIKQIAARGEL, from the coding sequence ATGCCCGCCAGCGATGATCCCGAAGTCACGCCGCGCGCGACGAACGGACGCGCACCCGACGTCTTCCGCCAAGGCGCATGGGTACCGATGCGCCAATATGACAACGACGAGGCCGTCGATTTCGCCATTGTCGGCACCGGAGCCGGCGGCGGCACCCTCGCCTGCCGACTGGCCGAGCACGGCTTTTCCGTCGTCGCTATCGATGCCGGGCCGTATTTCAGGCCGCTCGAGGATTTCGCGTCGGACGAAAGCCACCAGTCGAAACTTTTCTGGACCGACGAACGGCTGGTCGACGGTGACGATCCGCTGCAGCTCGGCGCCAACAATTCCGGCAAGGCGGTAGGGGGCTCGACCGTGCATTTTGCCATGGTATCGCTGCGTTTCCGGCCCGAATGGTTCAAGGCGCGCAGCCTCCTCGGCTATGGCGCCGACTGGCCGCTCGACTGGCGGGAAATGTGGAGCTACTATGATGAAGTTGAGCAGGCGCTCTGCATTTCCGGCCCGGTCCGTTATCCTTGGGGACCGCACCGGCCGCGCTACCCGTATCGCCCGCATGAGCTGAACGCGGCGGCTCTGGTTCTTGCCAAAGGCGCGGAAGCGATGGGCATCGACTGGTCCCCGACACCGCTCGCCACGCTCTCGGCGCCGCGAGGATTGGCGCATCCTTGCGTCTATCGCGGCATGTGCGTCATCGGCTGCGCCACCAATGCCAAGCAGAGCGTGCTCGTTACCTGGTTGCCTCGGGCGTTGGCGGCAGGCGCGGAAATCCGCGACCTCGCCATGGTCGGGCGGATCGAACATGATGGAAATGGCCGGGCGACGGGGCTGCACTATCATCGGCAAGGCAACTGGCATTTCCAAAAAGCCCATAATGTCGTTGTGGCCGGCTATGCGATCGAGACCCCGCGATTGCTGCTCAATTCGGCGAGCCCGATGTTTCCGGACGGCCTCGCCAACAGTTCCGGTCTCGTCGGCAAGAACCTGATGGTGCAATCCAATCAGGCCGTCTGGGGCCGCATGGATCAGGAGGTGCGATCCTACAAGGCACCGCCGTCGCTGGCGATCACCGAACACTGGAACTATACCGATATCGGCAAGGAATTCTTCGGTGGCTATTGCTACATGAGCCAGGGTCCACTGCCGATCGGCTGGGCCAACACCCTTGCCGCCCAAGGCATGTGGGGCCCGGCTCTGATCGACGCGATGGAGGACTTCAACCATCAGGTTGGTCTGAAAATCGTGGGCGAATGCCTGCCGCAGGAGCGCAATCGCGTCACCCTCGCCGAAGAGCGCGACCGCTACGGCCTGCCGATCGCCCGCGTCACCTATTCCTACTGCGACAACGACAAACGCCTCATCCGTCACGCCCTGGATTTCATGGGCAATGCACTCGAAGCCGCTGACGTGCAGGATATCTGGGAGGAAATGGACGATACCTGCCATCTGAATGGCACCGCGCGCATGGGAGATGATCAGCGATCGAGCGTGGTGAACGTTGACTGCCGCAGCTGGGACATGCCCAATCTCTGGATCTGCGACGGCTCAGTCTTCCCCACCGTCGGCGGCGCCAATCCGTCGCTGACGATTCAGGCAATCGCCTGCCGCACCGCCGACAGGATCAAGCAAATTGCAGCGCGCGGTGAGCTTTGA
- a CDS encoding gluconate 2-dehydrogenase subunit 3 family protein, which translates to MTDRYPGYDVMAKRDGVSWNDKTRAVIDQRLAQAPDDRGALTETRWNTLTALCECILPQDARRRKAIPLAAVIAGKIGKDASEGYRDVRLPTFREAWERGLDALQDEARLRHGEDFISLIGAQHQALLDDIAKGTTTSPLWGDMPARQFFAKRVLHDLVSTYYAFPAAWNEIGFGGPASPRGYVRLGFDRRDPWEAAEATAGQEMQARRKNARQR; encoded by the coding sequence ATGACGGATCGCTACCCGGGGTATGACGTGATGGCCAAACGCGACGGCGTCTCATGGAACGACAAGACGCGCGCGGTGATCGACCAACGTTTGGCGCAGGCGCCGGACGATAGAGGCGCCCTGACGGAAACCCGATGGAACACGCTGACCGCACTTTGCGAATGCATCCTGCCGCAAGACGCGCGTCGGAGGAAAGCCATTCCGCTCGCAGCTGTGATCGCCGGAAAGATCGGCAAGGATGCTTCGGAAGGCTATCGCGACGTGCGGCTCCCCACCTTTCGCGAAGCATGGGAACGCGGTCTGGACGCATTGCAGGACGAAGCACGTCTTCGCCATGGAGAAGACTTCATCAGCCTTATCGGTGCCCAGCATCAGGCGCTGCTTGACGACATCGCGAAGGGTACGACCACATCTCCCCTCTGGGGCGACATGCCGGCCAGGCAATTCTTCGCCAAGCGCGTGCTGCACGATCTAGTCAGCACCTACTACGCCTTTCCGGCAGCATGGAACGAGATCGGCTTCGGCGGTCCCGCCAGTCCCCGAGGCTATGTGCGGCTCGGTTTTGATCGTCGGGACCCTTGGGAGGCAGCCGAAGCCACGGCCGGCCAAGAGATGCAGGCGAGACGAAAAAATGCCCGCCAGCGATGA
- a CDS encoding enolase C-terminal domain-like protein, whose translation MPEGDGTFEWNATTMIVVNLHAGKTVGTGYSYVDASAAHLINDTLKATVVGSNALDIDHIGQRLLRQVRNSGRSGIAACAISAIDLALWDLKARLLNTSLCQLLGQVRDLVPIYGSGGFTTYSDDVLCQQFSRWVHDNGCRFVKMKIGAEPERDPHRILAARSTIGDAELFIDANGAFKPAQSVRFAEAIRQYDVRWFEEPVSSDDEAGLRFVRQSIPPSMEVAAGEYVFTLDDARRLLSAGAVDILQADATRCGGITGFLRIAALAETYHIDISCHCGPCAHLDVACALPGLRHIEWFHDHVRIEEILFDGAPKPEDGAIKPDLSRPGNGLQFKARDAEKYRI comes from the coding sequence ATGCCGGAAGGCGACGGCACATTCGAATGGAACGCCACGACGATGATCGTCGTCAACCTGCATGCCGGCAAGACCGTGGGAACCGGCTACAGCTACGTGGACGCATCCGCCGCACACCTGATCAACGACACCCTGAAGGCCACTGTCGTCGGCAGCAACGCCCTCGATATAGACCATATCGGACAGCGCCTGTTGCGGCAGGTCCGAAATTCCGGCCGCTCGGGGATTGCCGCCTGCGCGATCTCCGCCATCGATCTCGCTTTGTGGGACCTGAAGGCGAGGCTGCTGAATACATCTTTATGCCAACTGCTCGGCCAAGTACGAGATCTAGTGCCGATCTATGGCAGCGGCGGCTTCACCACCTACTCGGACGACGTGCTCTGCCAGCAATTCTCCCGCTGGGTCCATGACAACGGTTGCCGGTTCGTCAAGATGAAGATCGGCGCCGAGCCCGAGCGCGATCCGCACCGCATCCTCGCCGCCCGCTCAACTATCGGAGACGCGGAACTGTTCATCGACGCCAATGGTGCTTTCAAGCCGGCTCAATCAGTGCGTTTTGCCGAGGCGATCCGCCAATATGATGTGCGGTGGTTCGAAGAACCGGTGTCATCGGACGATGAAGCGGGCCTGCGCTTCGTGCGCCAGTCGATACCGCCATCCATGGAAGTGGCAGCCGGCGAGTATGTCTTCACCCTCGACGATGCTCGACGCCTGTTGAGCGCCGGTGCAGTCGACATTCTCCAGGCGGACGCCACGCGCTGCGGCGGCATAACCGGCTTTCTGAGGATTGCCGCGCTGGCCGAGACCTATCACATTGACATCTCTTGTCATTGTGGACCGTGCGCGCATCTGGACGTCGCATGCGCCCTACCCGGCCTCCGCCATATCGAGTGGTTCCACGATCATGTGCGGATCGAAGAGATTCTGTTCGATGGCGCACCAAAGCCTGAGGACGGCGCCATCAAGCCTGATCTGAGCCGGCCCGGCAACGGGCTTCAGTTCAAAGCCCGCGATGCCGAGAAGTACAGGATCTAG
- a CDS encoding thiamine pyrophosphate-requiring protein, which yields MSMTVGDFIVKRLHDWGVRRIFGYPGDGINGIFGALNRANGSLEFIQARHEEMAAFMASAHAKFTGELGVCIATSGPGASHLVTGLYDARLDHQPVLAITGQQARTAIGGHYQQEVDLVSLFKDVAGDFVHQASAPAQVRHLVDRAVRIALANKTVTALVLPNDLQEMPYEEPPRLHGTIHSGIGFKPPKTIPHADDLQQAADILNAGKKIAILVGAGALGATDEVIAVADRLGAGAAKALLGKAVLPDDLPWVTGSIGMLGTNPSWKLMTGCDTLLMIGSGFPYSEFLPEEGQAKAVQIDINPNMLSLRYPMDVNLVGDATETLKALLPLLEQKKDHWRKEIAAEIKEWWKTLDDRAQAEANPINPQRVTWELSPRLPEGCILTSDSGSCANWYARDIKIRRGMSASLSGGLASMGACVPYAIAAKFAYPDRPVIGLVGDGAMQMNNMAELITVAKYWKTWSTPHFVIGVFNNEDLNQVTWEQRVMEGDPKFDASQRIPNVPYHRFAELIGLKGIYVDHPDGVGAAWDKALAADRPVVIEFKTDPEVPPLPPHITFAQMQHLTEALVKGDSHEGGIVTGTARQLLGALLPGGGDK from the coding sequence ATGTCCATGACTGTGGGTGATTTCATCGTTAAGCGTCTGCACGACTGGGGTGTGCGCAGGATTTTCGGTTACCCCGGCGATGGCATCAACGGTATCTTCGGGGCGCTCAATCGGGCGAACGGCAGTTTGGAATTCATTCAGGCGCGTCATGAAGAAATGGCCGCCTTCATGGCATCCGCGCATGCGAAATTCACCGGAGAACTCGGGGTCTGCATTGCAACTTCCGGCCCCGGCGCCTCGCATCTGGTCACCGGCCTTTACGATGCCAGGCTGGATCACCAACCTGTGCTTGCCATCACCGGCCAGCAGGCGCGGACGGCCATCGGCGGCCACTATCAGCAGGAAGTGGATCTCGTCTCCCTTTTCAAGGATGTAGCCGGCGATTTCGTCCATCAGGCGAGCGCTCCGGCACAGGTCAGGCATCTGGTCGACCGCGCCGTCAGGATTGCGCTAGCCAACAAGACCGTCACTGCTCTCGTCCTACCCAACGACTTACAGGAAATGCCCTATGAAGAGCCACCGCGTCTGCACGGCACGATTCATTCCGGGATCGGATTCAAGCCGCCGAAAACCATTCCCCATGCAGACGACCTGCAACAGGCGGCAGATATTCTCAATGCCGGCAAGAAGATCGCGATCCTGGTCGGCGCCGGTGCGCTGGGCGCGACGGACGAGGTGATTGCGGTTGCCGATCGCCTCGGAGCAGGTGCAGCCAAGGCGCTGCTTGGTAAGGCAGTCCTGCCGGACGATCTGCCGTGGGTCACCGGATCGATCGGCATGCTGGGCACCAATCCCTCATGGAAGCTGATGACCGGCTGCGACACGCTGCTGATGATCGGTTCGGGTTTCCCCTATTCCGAATTCCTGCCCGAGGAAGGTCAGGCGAAAGCGGTGCAGATCGACATCAATCCCAACATGCTTTCGCTGCGCTATCCGATGGACGTCAACCTCGTCGGCGACGCCACCGAGACGCTGAAGGCGCTTCTACCGCTGCTCGAACAGAAGAAGGATCATTGGCGCAAGGAAATCGCCGCAGAGATCAAGGAATGGTGGAAGACGCTCGACGACCGGGCGCAGGCGGAGGCCAATCCGATCAATCCGCAACGGGTCACCTGGGAATTGTCGCCGCGTCTTCCAGAGGGCTGCATCCTCACCAGCGATTCCGGTTCCTGCGCCAATTGGTATGCCCGGGACATCAAGATTAGACGCGGCATGAGCGCCTCGCTGTCAGGCGGCCTCGCCTCCATGGGCGCCTGCGTGCCCTATGCGATCGCGGCCAAATTCGCCTATCCCGACCGTCCGGTCATCGGTCTCGTGGGCGACGGCGCTATGCAGATGAACAACATGGCGGAACTGATCACCGTCGCCAAATATTGGAAGACATGGTCCACGCCGCATTTCGTCATTGGAGTCTTCAACAATGAAGATCTGAACCAAGTGACGTGGGAGCAGCGGGTGATGGAAGGCGATCCGAAATTCGACGCCTCGCAGCGCATCCCGAACGTGCCGTATCATCGCTTTGCCGAACTGATCGGGCTGAAGGGCATCTATGTCGACCATCCCGACGGTGTCGGCGCGGCATGGGACAAGGCTCTCGCTGCCGATCGGCCTGTCGTAATCGAATTCAAGACCGATCCAGAAGTGCCTCCCCTGCCGCCGCACATCACCTTCGCCCAGATGCAACACCTCACGGAAGCGCTGGTGAAGGGCGACTCGCATGAGGGCGGAATTGTCACCGGAACCGCCAGGCAATTGTTGGGCGCGCTGCTGCCCGGCGGAGGCGACAAGTGA